A part of Miscanthus floridulus cultivar M001 chromosome 6, ASM1932011v1, whole genome shotgun sequence genomic DNA contains:
- the LOC136457043 gene encoding stearoyl-[acyl-carrier-protein] 9-desaturase 2, chloroplastic-like: protein MALRLNDVALCLSPQLAAGRRLCRSGGSRFVAVASMTSAVSTKVENKKPFAPPREVHVQVTHSMPPQKIEIFKSLDDWARDNILTHLKPVEKCWQPQDFLPDPSSEGFHDEVKELRERAKEIPDDYFVCLVGDMITEEALPTYQTMLNTLDGVRDETGASPTAWAVWTRAWTAEENRHGDLLNKYMYLTGRVDMRQIEKTIQYLIGSGMDPRTENNPYLGFIYTSFQERATFISHGNTARHAKDFGDLKLAQICGIIASDEKRHETAYTKIVEKLFEIDPDGTVVALADMMKKKISMPAHLMFDGQDDKLFEHFSMVAQRLGVYTARDYADILEFLVDRWKVADLTGLSGEGNKAQDYLCTLASRIRKLDERAQSRAKKAGTLPFSWVYGREVQL from the exons ATGGCGCTCCGCCTCAACGACGTCGCGCTCTGCCTCTCCCCGCagctcgccgccggccgccgcctctGCCGCAGCGGCGGCAGCAGGTTCGTCGCCGTCGCCTCCATGACGTCCGCCGTCTCCACCAA GGTCGAGAATAAGAAGCCATTTGCTCCTCCAAGGGAGGTACATGTCCAGGTTACACATTCAATGCCACCTCAGAAGATTGAAATTTTCAAGTCGCTTGATGATTGGGCTAGAGATAATATCTTGACGCATCTCAAGCCAGTTGAGAAGTGTTGGCAGCCACAGGATTTCCTCCCTGACCCATCATCTGAAGGATTTCATGATGAAGTTAAGGAGCTCAGAGAACGTGCCAAGGAAATCCCTGATGATTATTTTGTTTGTTTGGTTGGAGACATGATTACTGAGGAAGCTCTTCCAACATACCAGACTATGCTTAACACCCTCGACGGTGTCAGAGATGAGACAGGTGCAAGCCCCACTGCCTGGGCTGTTTGGACGAGGGCATGGACTGCTGAGGAGAACAGGCATGGTGATCTGCTCAACAAGTATATGTACCTCACTGGGAGGGTGGATATGAGGCAAATTGAGAAGACAATTCAGTATCTTATTGGCTCTGGAATG GATCCTAGGACTGAGAATAATCCTTATCTTGGTTTCATCTACACCTCCTTCCAAGAGCGGGCGACCTTCATCTCACACGGGAACACTGCTCGTCACGCCAAGGACTTTGGTGACTTAAAGCTTGCACAGATCTGTGGCATCATCGCCTCAGATGAGAAGCGACATGAAACTGCGTACACCAAGATCGTGGAGAAGCTGTTTGAGATCGACCCTGATGGTACTGTGGTTGCTTTGGCTgacatgatgaagaagaagatctcAATGCCTGCTCACCTGATGTTTGACGGGCAGGATGACAAGCTGTTTGAGCACTTCTCCATGGTCGCGCAGAGGCTTGGTGTCTACACTGCCAGGGACTACGCCGACATCCTTGAGTTCCTTGTCGACAGGTGGAAGGTGGCGGATCTGACTGGTCTGTCAGGTGAAGGGAACAAGGCACAGGACTACCTTTGCACCCTTGCTTCAAGGATCAGGAAGCTGGACGAGAGGGCCCAGAGCAGAGCCAAGAAAGCAGGCACGCTGCCTTTCAGCTGGGTATATGGTAGGGAAGTCCAACTGTGA
- the LOC136457042 gene encoding CBS domain-containing protein CBSX6-like has translation MAAVFFHHVVGDLTVGKPEVAELHDTDTLDDAARAIAASPEGAVPVWRPRAAPDDPPSGARFIGMISALDIAAFVAAAGVGDRAMRAVVGEVVQPNPALLREIDPGTRLIDALDLMRHGVKRFLVRKSGSWKGITKRFSVLYNGKWLKNMESTSPNAASSSSMPLSPPSGSADKFCCLSREDVLRFLIGCLGALAPIPLTQISSLGAINPQYSFVEASAPAMEAIQKIPQDPCAVAVVETTPDGTRKILGDISTYKLWKCDYVSAAWALANLSAGQFVIGADENGSMPISVFPEPPISPSSPVEISPGRSPRAKKFSSRSIGFLNNTQASQMSAWRTRSAYHRGRSTPLMCKTTSTLAAVMAQMLSHRATHVWVTDAESEEDGVLIGVVGYTEIFNAATRSTCSSPTTS, from the exons ATGGCCGCCGTCTTCTTCCACCACGTCGTCGGCGACCTCACCGTCGGCAAGCCCGAGGTCGCCGAGCTGCACGACACCGACACGCTCGACGACGCCGCGCGCGCCATCGCCGCTAGCCCCGAGGGCGCCGTGCCCGTCTGGCGCCCCAGGGCCGCGCCCGACGACCCACCCTCCGGGGCCAGGTTCATCGGCATGATCTCCGCGCTCGACATCGCCGCCTTCGTCGCCGCCGCGGGGGTCGGGGACCGCGCCATGCGCGCCGTCGTCGGCGAGGTCGTGCAGCCCAATCCCGCGCTGCTCAGGGAGATCGATCCGGGTACCAG GTTGATCGATGCTCTGGATCTGATGAGGCATGGAGTGAAGCGCTTCCTTGTTCGCAAGAGTGGGAGCTGGAAAGGCATTACCAAGAGATTTTCAGTGCTTTATAATGGCAAATGGCTGAAGAACATGGAATCAACATCTCCAAAtgcagccagcagcagcagcatgccgCTATCCCCGCCTTCTGGTTCTGCAGACAAGTTTTGTTGCCTATCAAGGGAAGATGTTCTCCGGTTTCTCATTGGATGCCTTGGTGCTCTTGCTCCCATCCCGCTGACTCAGATATCTTCCCTTGGAGCCATCAATCCGCAGTACAGTTTCGTGGAAGCATCTGCGCCTGCCATGGAAGCAATTCAGAAGATCCCTCAAGACCCATGTGCCGTTGCTGTTGTGGAGACGACGCCAGATGGAACTCGTAAGATACTAGGAGACATCTCTACTTACAAGCTGTGGAAATGTGACTATGTTTCAGCTGCATGGGCACTGGCAAACCTGTCGGCTGGGCAGTTCGTCATTGGTGCCGACGAGAAtgggtcgatgcccatctcagtCTTCCCAGAGCCTCCCATCAGCCCATCGTCACCGGTGGAGATCAGTCCTGGGCGCTCGCCAAGGGCGAAGAAGTTCAGCAGCAGGAGCATCGGGTTCCTTAACAACACCCAGGCTAGCCAGATGTCAGCGTGGCGGACACGGAGTGCGTACCACCGTGGCAGGAGCACGCCGCTGATGTGCAAGACCACGAGCACCCTTGCGGCAGTCATGGCGCAGATGCTGTCCCACCGGGCTACGCACGTCTGGGTGACGGACGCAGAGTCAGAGGAGGACGGCGTCCTCATCGGCGTTGTGGGCTACACCGAGATCTTCAATGCCGCCACCAGGAGCACCTGCTCGAGTCCGACAACATCTTGA